Within Calditrichota bacterium, the genomic segment TGACTGGGCTCGCCGTCATCGTGGGCCTGGGGTGGAATGCCCTGTGGCCAAAGGGCGTGGCGATTACGCGTACCCGTCCGCGGCCACCCTTGGCGATGCCGGCCGCTGAGGGTGAGACGCTGCTGTCGGACATTGCTCTTGGGGCTCGCGATGCAGGGCCTCGGGTCTACTACGTGACACTGACCCAGATGGATTCGCTGCGCGCACAGCCGGGCGTGGTGCTGGTGGATGCCCGTCCCGTGGAGAGCTTCACAAAGAGGCACATCCCCGGCGCCATCAGCCTGCCAGTCGACGAAGTGTGGCAGCGATCTGCGCAGCTCGCCAAGCTCGCCGAGGCACCGTTGGTCTTGGTGTACTGCGATGACCCACGCTGCGATGCAGCCGAACGCCTGGCAGATGAGTTATTGGCGCACGGCGTGAGGGCAATTGCCGTCTATCACGATGGCCTGCGCGGCTGGATGGATGCCGGACGGCCGGTGGCCCGCGGAGAACGGGCAGACGGAGGGCGAGAATGAAGGGGAGGTTTCCGTTCGTCGTGGTACGCGTGGTGCTGGGCTTCATCTTCGTGTGCGCGGCGGTGGGCAAGATTGCCGACCCTGCGGCGTTCGCCTGCGATGTTGACAATTACCGTCTGCTGCCCTATTTGGCCGTGACCCTGACTGCTGCCGTTCTCCCCTGGTTGGAGCTCTTGTGCGGCGTGAGCCTGATCATCGGGCGATGGACAAGGGGGAGCGCCCTTCTGGTGGCGGTGATGTTGGTGGCTTTCCTGGCCGGCCTGATTTCGGCTTTGGCGCGTGGCTTGGACATCGATTGCGGCTGCTTCACCTTGGGAAGCGAAGCCAGCAAGGTGAGCCTGCACCGGGTCCTCGAGGACGTGGTCATGTTGGCTGCTGCTTTGTGGATTTGGCGCAGGGAGGAGAGTGCGGCGCTGGCCCGTGCGAGTGGGAAGAGCGCGTAAGAGTCGTTGCTGTAGCAGTGTGGAGAAAGGAATGGAC encodes:
- a CDS encoding DoxX family membrane protein, translating into MKGRFPFVVVRVVLGFIFVCAAVGKIADPAAFACDVDNYRLLPYLAVTLTAAVLPWLELLCGVSLIIGRWTRGSALLVAVMLVAFLAGLISALARGLDIDCGCFTLGSEASKVSLHRVLEDVVMLAAALWIWRREESAALARASGKSA